The DNA segment GCAAATTTGGTTGGCCACTACTCCTAAACGGGATCCTCCTGTTCGGCGTACTACAGGGGGACCGATTCGTGATCGGAGTACACTATGGGATGGAGTCACTGGGAGTTTACTCCGTCGCTCTGCTGCTCGCCATGTCACCAATCATGATGCTAGCAAGCGTTCACGGCCAACTGGTCCTTCCGAAGCTTTCCCGAGCACAAGACGACCCAAAGCAGTACCACCGCATCTACCGACTATCCGAAAAAGGCACCGCCGTAATCGCGATTTGCTTTGCCGTTTCTTTGACAATCTGCGGTCCTTGGCTTATCGCTGCCCTTTACGGACCAAAATATGCGTCGGGGGGGACTTTATTGATGGTGCTCGCACCAATGCTCGCAATCCGCCTAATGCGTGCATCACAATCGATTGCAACTCTCGCTGTCGGAGACACAAAACATCAGTTAATATGCAACATGGTGCGTAGCACAGAACTCATTCTTGCAATAGTGGTGGTGGTCGCCGACTGGGGAATCGTGTGGATAGCACTCGGAAGCTTGATCGGTGAGCTAGCAGCCTATTTACTCGGAGTCTGTCGGATGGATTCGAAATCGCTTGCCACAGCAAAACCATCATTGAAGTTGATAGGAATATTTGCAACAACCATTGCGATCAGCTGGATTCCGTTCTTTTCCGGCATCCAGCTTGACGCATATTCGATTCCCGTGTCGGTCATGACACTCGCCGTGCTCTTTCTCATCCTAGGTAAAATCAACTCAGACTTTAGGAACTTCAGTCGCGACCTAAGTACAATCCTGGGCCTCCGAGAAGCACCGCTCTTAGGTAACAACTGATACGCCGAATACGCTTCTCACTCGACAAAGGACCGCCCGAACGATCGTCCTCCAAAAGCTCGGAAACTAACTTTGAAAACTGATCAATTGACCACTGGCCTGCCTCACCCATGCCCCCGCACGTTCTTTGTACTAGGCGCCGCAAAGTGCGGAACTACATCACTCTGCGGCAGCCTTGCACAGCATCCTAACGTCTGTTTCTCCATCCCAAAGGAATTATCTTTTTTTGCGAGGGAAGACTGCTTCTGCAAAGGATTCGACTGGTACCACAGCCGCTTCACACCAACCCCGGACACCAAAATTTTGGGCGAGGGCTCAACTCAGTACACGCGATACCCAACTTATGCCAAGTCCATAAGTCGGATTCACGACTATCGTCCCGACGCCAAATTAATCTACATAGTGCGAAATCCATCGGAGGCACTTTACTCCTTTTATCTCCACAGAATGCGAGATGGGAACAGAATGCCCATTCGAGAGTTCATGAATGAATTGCCGGAGGCATTACATTCATGCAACTTTGCCGATCAAATCGAGAACGTCTGGCGCCACTTTCCGAGGAACCAGTTACTTGTACTTCGTTTTCAAGAAATGGTCGATGCCCCGAACGAAACGATTAGAAGGTGTTTTGAATTCTTAGAACTACCCATTCTCACATCCACGTCGCATCGCCTTAAAAACAACCGGACCGACTACCAGGCGAACAGGCAAGTTATGAAAATACTTAAAACAGTGAAGAACGTTC comes from the Roseimaritima multifibrata genome and includes:
- a CDS encoding oligosaccharide flippase family protein; the protein is MLALSKGMIAALRFGRNLIAARILLPEDFGIGATFAMLTAFMEMTSNLGQSRQIVQNQRGDSPEWQEMTHAVSAYRGVILAAGTFLLAPIFARIFGLPEATWAFRSLSLLPLLNGLFHSDCYRFQRKMRFGRQVSVDLIPAFVLTILVYPICIWRKDYSALLVLSLLHELIRVAMSHVVSERPYRIRWHRDYFSVFCKFGWPLLLNGILLFGVLQGDRFVIGVHYGMESLGVYSVALLLAMSPIMMLASVHGQLVLPKLSRAQDDPKQYHRIYRLSEKGTAVIAICFAVSLTICGPWLIAALYGPKYASGGTLLMVLAPMLAIRLMRASQSIATLAVGDTKHQLICNMVRSTELILAIVVVVADWGIVWIALGSLIGELAAYLLGVCRMDSKSLATAKPSLKLIGIFATTIAISWIPFFSGIQLDAYSIPVSVMTLAVLFLILGKINSDFRNFSRDLSTILGLREAPLLGNN
- a CDS encoding sulfotransferase domain-containing protein, with translation MTTGLPHPCPRTFFVLGAAKCGTTSLCGSLAQHPNVCFSIPKELSFFAREDCFCKGFDWYHSRFTPTPDTKILGEGSTQYTRYPTYAKSISRIHDYRPDAKLIYIVRNPSEALYSFYLHRMRDGNRMPIREFMNELPEALHSCNFADQIENVWRHFPRNQLLVLRFQEMVDAPNETIRRCFEFLELPILTSTSHRLKNNRTDYQANRQVMKILKTVKNVPLVGRSLSLMPNELRAEIYQKVVTSCIGKRLAAGHFKQLDPYDNSLKTELQSLFRPSIDRLEQILGWDLTDWKATTHA